The genomic stretch TTCTACCCAATGAGTATCTTCCAAAATGCTTTTTTCTGATTCTAGCCCACTTTTTCGCTCTAATTTTATTGAAATTGCCCTACGTAAAATAAAAACAGCACCTATTATACAAACTAAAACTATAATTAAAACACTTACCCATCCTGTATTTCGCTTCAGATGCATCACATTCCCCCTTTTTCATATAATTATACCCTATATACCTTAAAGTTTCAATTTTTGTGCAAAATTAGGGGATATGGGAAGGGAAATTATATGTCTATTTTATAGGCTCCTCTCCCCTTCCTTTGCCTCTTCCTAAGCCATTCTTCTACCTTTTGTTCCCTGAACCTTATAGAATTGCCGATTTTAAGAGAAGGTATATAGCCATAATGCGCCCATTTGTAGACTGTGGAGAGCTTGACCTGTAGTATTTCGCTGAGTTGTTTAGGAGTTAAGAGGTTCTTCATAAATATAGGGTGTTAGAATTGATTACTCTCCGCCAATCATTTTTTTATAGATTTTGGGCATAATTTGGGCACCAAGGGGTGATAAAAAGTTAGGCGAGTTTATAACTATCTGAAATAAA from Candidatus Gorgyraea atricola encodes the following:
- a CDS encoding helix-turn-helix domain-containing protein; the encoded protein is MKNLLTPKQLSEILQVKLSTVYKWAHYGYIPSLKIGNSIRFREQKVEEWLRKRQRKGRGAYKIDI